The Hyphomonas sediminis genome contains the following window.
GCCTGAAAACACAACAGCTCGTGCGGCACGTACTGACGAGCTTGAGAAGGACGGCATCAACATATGAGCAAAAACAGGAGATACCGTATGCTCAAGACCCGTATTATCGCGCTTGGCCTCGCAACTGCTGCCCTGCTGGCAGCACCGGCCCTTGCGCAGGGCCATGACCATGGCTCCTCACATGCCCATCACGGCGGCATGAAGGGCGTTTCCGCCTCTGTTCCGGCCAATGGCGAAATCGTCAAAGGCAAGGTTGAGAAACTCGTTCTCGAATTCGAGCATCCGATGGTTCCGAAATCGGTGCAGCTTATGACGGATGCGATGGAGCGGATCGACATCGATGCAAAGCTGCCCACCAAAGCAGTCGATCGTGTCGAAATCCCGCTCAGTGAAACGCTCGAGCCGGGCGGCTATCAGGTGACGTGGCGCGCTGGCGCAGAAGATCACGAAATGAGCGGCGCGTACACTTTCGCAGTTCGCTAGTTCAGATGGGGTGGCCCTTCTGGGCCGCCCCTTTTTTACTTTGGTTTGGGGGCTTTCGCTGAGTTCAGCGCCTCTGCCAGGGATTTCCGTGCACGGTATAGCCGGTTCTCAACGGCCTTCGCGGTCATGCCGAGAATTTCTGCCGTTTCAGACATCGACAGGCCTTCAATCGCGGTCAGTATCAGCGGGGCCTTCAAGCCGTCGGGTAGCTGGCTCATGGCCGCTTCCACGGCGCGCAGCTCATCCCGGTCAACCGTAGAAACTTCCGGTCCGGGGATCGGGGAGGGTGGGTCTGGCGGTTCGTCCAGCCGGCTGGCGCGCGGGCCGAACACCAACCCGCGCACCTTTGCCCGGCGGGCAAGGTCGCGGCATTTGTTGAGCGCAATTGCGCGCAGCCAGGTGTCGAACGCGCGATTGGTGTCAAAGCGCGCCAGTGCCTTCCAGGCGGAGATGAATGTCAGCTGGACGACCTCGTACGCTTCGTCGCTGTCGCCGGTATAGCGGCGCGCAAAACGGTAGAGGCCATCCTTGTGCTGACGCATCAACAGCGTATAGGCCCGCTCCTCTCCGGTGCGTGCCCTGCGGATCAAGTCCGCATCATTCTCGGCGTTCCCGGAACTCACAATTCCTGTTCAGTCAGGTAAGCGGTGACCGTCGCGTCAAACCGCGCCTGCTGCTCAGGGGTAAGCGTCTCGCGAATCTCGAAGACGTAGCGGATGGTTTCCATCTGTAACTCGCCCATGGCGATGTGGAAGTCCTCGATGGCGGCCTGAACTTCTTCGCTCAGCTGACGATCGGTCTCAATGCTGGCAGCAAGGCGCGCGTTTGCGGCGCGCATCTCGTTTTCCCGTCTTTGGCGCTGCGCCGAATAGCGCGCCTCAATATCGGAAACCTGTTCCTGCTGTTTGGTCGTAAGCCCAAGGTCACGATGGATGATCTGATGCAGGGATGGGGGCTGTTCGCGTGAAGAGAAGTAATGCGTGGTGCACCAGGCCGCGACCATGCCCGCCAGCGCTGCCAGCAGGAAGCTGACGATGAGATAGGTTCTGGCCGATTTGATCATGAGTGTTTCGCCAGCAAGGTGGAAGGTGCCAGCGGCGTATGGGCGGAAAAAACCGCCATGTCATGGAAATCCTGCCGCGGCGGCGTGCTGACGACGGCGGTGGCAAAGCCCATCACGAGCGCAAAGGCGGTCGCCATCACCGGCAGCGCGCGGACCAATCCGAAGACGCGGTTCTCGCCCTTGGCGTCAATCCGGCCCCACACGTCTGCCTCCAGTTGAGAAAGATCGCGGTCGGCCGGTGTTCCGGCAAGCCTTGCAAAGATGCGATCAAGTTCGGTCATGTGAATACCCTGTGTTCCTTCAGGTGTTACGCAGCCGAAACCCGGCCCCCTCATAAATTGTGCAGCAAACCTTGCCCCCGCGTCAAATCCGACAATTTTGTAACAAATTCGTGAGGGACGGCGGTATCTCCGGACGTACACCTATTGACGCGGGCATAGAGCGCTGCGTGAGCCGTGACCGCCTGGGAGGGGTCATTCCAGTCATTCAAGCATGAAACCATGCAAATTCACCCTGTCATAAATCCGTATAAGGATTTTTAGGTCCTTCAAGAAGGATAGAAACATTGCATCGCATTACCGCCAGACTGCTTGCCGCAACAATGCTTGCGGGAAGTGGAGGAACAGGATTGGCTTTCGCTCAGGAAGCAGAGACTGATTCAACCGCGCTTTCGATGGAGGCTGTCCGCGTAACCGGCAGCCGCATTCAGCGCGAAGACATCACGGGTCTCGGCCCGGCTACGGTCATGGACCGGTCCCAGATCGACGTCACCGGCGTCGTCGCCATCGAGCAACTGCTTCAGCGTCTTCCTGCGACGGCAGGCTTCGCCGGCAACCAGACCAATGCTTACTGGACCTCAAACGGCTACGGCACAACGCAGGTCAACCTGCGCGGCCTTGGCGTCAACCGCACCCTCGTCCTGCTTAACGGGCGCCGCGTCGTCAGCGGCGGCACGGGCGCCAACAGCTCGGTCGACCTCTCGGTCATCCCCGTTTCCGTCATTGATCGGATCGAGGTGCTGAAAGACGGCGCGTCGGCCATTTATGGCGCAGATGCCGTGGCTGGTGTCGTCAACATCATCACCCGCGAGTTTGAAGGCTTCCAGACCAGCGGACGCTACGGCATCACCGGTGAAGGCGATGGCGCAGAATACGACGCAGACGCCATCTGGGGCATCGCCTCCGATCGCGGCAGCCTCAACGCCTCGATCAGCTACCAGAAGACCGAGGCCGTCAACATGGCCGACCGCGCTCCCTGTTCCCTGCGCGAAACTGCCGGCAGCCTGGAATGCTATGGCAGCTCGGCGACCATTGGCGGCCGCGCACGTCTGGCGGACGGCAGCCGGGTCAACTTCAATCAGGTGCTCGGCGGCGACGGCGATTTCTACGAGCCTTATTCGGCAGACCTGCACAATTTTGCGTCTTTCCCGTATCTGAACGCAGTCAATCCGATCGAGCGTCTTACCTTCACCTCCTTCGGTCGTTTGAACCTGACCGATGATATCGATCTGTTTACAGAGTTCCTCTACACCAACCGCAAGTCCCAGCAGCTCGGCAGCCCCGGCAGCCTTACCAATATCGCCATCGCGGCAGGTCACCCGACCAACCCGACAGGTCAGGATCTCATCCTCGAAAGCCGCCGCCTGCTGGAGCAGGGGCCGCGCGATTTCTTCCAGGATGTAGACACCTTCCGCTTCGTCGGTGGCCTTGACGGTACACTGTCGAATGGATGGGCCTGGGAAGTCGCCGCAAACTACGGTCGCAACACGGGCGTGGACGGATCGACCAACATCGCCAACAAGCAGCGCGTCGCCGAAACCCTCGACACCTCGCTCTGCAGCAACGCGCCCGGCGCCGCCATCCCCTGCGCTGACTATCTCGGTTATGGCGATCTCACGCCTGAAGTGCTCGACTACATCTTCTTCACGATGCGCGGCACCGGCGGCAACGAGCAGACCAGCCTCACAGCCGACATCACGGGCGATCTGTTCGAGCTTCCTGCCGGCTCGCTCGCTTTTGCGGTCGGCGGCGTCTACCGTAAAGAGAAGGGCTGGCGCGATCCCGATCCGCTGACGGTGCTCGGCATCGCCAACACCAACCAGCAGGAGCCGATCTCCGGCGAAATCGCGGCCAGCGAAGTCTATCTGGAGCTTTCCGCGCCGTTGCTCGCCGATCTCCCGCTTGTCGAGAAGCTCACCCTGGACGGCGCCATCCGCTATTCGGATTACGATGTCTTCGGCGGCGATACCAACTACAAGCTTGGTCTCGACTGGCAGGTCACGCCCGCCCTCCGGGCCAGGGCGACCTTCGGCACGGCCTTCCGTGTGCCGAGCGTTCCCCAGCTCTTTGGCGGTGTCGGTGAGGGCAACCTGACGACCACCGACCCGTGCAGCAATTATTCCTCGCTGCCGGCAGGTTCGGTCATCGCGGCCAACTGCGCAGCGTCGGGCGTTCCGGCGGGCTATGTCCAGCTCGGCAACACCGTCCTGACGCAGACGGGCGCCAACCCGAACCTGAAGCCGGAAAGCGCCGAGTCCCACACCATCGGCGTGGTCTGGCAGCCGGAGTTTGCCAGCGGCCTTACGCTGACGGCGGACTATTTCAACATCGAGATCGAGGATGCGATCCGCTCCATCCCTGGGTCGACCAAGCTCTCGGTCTGCTACAATTCGCAGAACCTGAGCCATCCGTTCTGTAACGCCAGCCACTTCACGCGCAATCCGGTCACCGGCGAGGTGAACTACCTCTCCGCCCAGCCGGTGAACACGGGCAGCGAAACGGTCTCGGGCGTCGATCTTGCCGCGATTTACGGCTTCGATCTTCGCGGTCTCGATGCTAGCCTCAACGCCAACATCACCTATCTCGAAACCTACGAAGTCACGCCGTTCCCCGGCGCTGATCCGCTGGTGTTCGACGGGAATATTGGCGGCGGCAATGGCGGTTTCCCGGAATGGCGCGGTTCGGGCAGCTTCAGCCTGTCGGATGACAAATGGTCGGCTGCCTACACGATGCAATGGATCGGTGAAGCGACAGACTTCAATGCCGCGCCCGGCGCCATCGGCTACAGCACGCCAAACGTGCTCTACCACAACCTTCAGGGCACCTATAACCTGTCGGAGAAGGCTTCCCTGTCGATTGGCGTGGACAATTTGTTCGACGAAAGCGCCCCCTTCATCGCCAGCTGGACGGACGCTAATACCGACACAATGACCTACGATCTGATGGGGCGCCGCTTCTATATGCGCCTCAACTATCGCTGGTTCTGATGGAATGGCCGGGCGGGGAAACCCGCTCGGCGACCACTGGGGAGGTGGGAATGAAGCCGGTCACCTTGTTCCGCAAGACGCATAAATGGGCGACGCTCATTATCGGCGTTCAGGCGGTCTTATGGACGCTGGGCGGGGTCTACATGACCGTGATCCCGCTTCCCATTATTCACGGCAAGCATCTGATGGCAGATGTTCAGCCAGCGGAGATAGACTGGGCGCGGGTCGATATCGATCCTGGCCTCGTTGTCCTCGCAAATCCAGATGCCCACCATGTTCGCCTCACCATGTTCGACGGGCAGCCAGTCTATCAGGTGATGGGCGAGCGCCATTCGCTCATCAGTGCTGAAACGGGGAAGGTGGTGTCGCCTGTCTCCGAAGACTCCATCCGCCGGGTGGCCCGCGTGGACTTTGCCGGCGATGCAGAAATTATTGGCGTTTCGTTGATCGAGGATGATATGCCTCTGGAAGTGCAAAGCGCGACGCCGCCTCTCTGGCGGGTCGATTTTGCCGGCTGGAACGAACCGAGCTTTTTCTATTCTGCCGAGACCGGGCAGTTCGTGTCCCGGCGGCACAATCTCTGGCGCGGTTTCGATATCGCCTGGATGTTCCACATCATGGATTACAAAGACCGCACGGACATGGACAACTGGCTGCTCAGGATATCGACGGCTATCGGCCTCTTCAGCGCGCTCGCAGGCATGGGCCTGCTTGTTTATCGGTTCACACGCCGCAAGCGGCCGGAGGTCGCCCAATGATCTTCCTGCGATGGCTTCATAAATGGCTTGGCCTGATCGTTGGTGTGCAGATGACGCTGTGGATGCTCAGCGGCTTCGCCATGGCCGCCATGAGTATGCACCAGATCAAGGGTGGCGACCGGCGCAGCGAGGCGGCCCTCCCGGCGCTCGATCGCAAGGTCCAGCCGATTTCGGCAATCCGGCAATCTGTCGAAGGCGCTCAATCGGTTGCGTTGCGTCACGGCCCGGATGGTCCGGTCTATCATATCGTGACGCCCGCCGGCATTGCATTGCTCGATGCTTATACGGGCGCGCCGTATGAAGTGACTGCGGAGCGTGCGCTCGCGGCGGCTGCCACAGACTATTACGGCCCCGGAAAGCCAGTCTCGGCAGAGCCACTGACAGCGCCCTTCATGGAGCTGCGCAAACACACCGGACCTGTCTGGCGGGTCAACTTTGACGATGGCCGGAACACATCGCTTTATATCGATGGCGTCTCGGGGCAGGTGCTGGAACGGCGCAATGATATCTGGCGCGTGTTCGATGTGTTCTGGATGCTCCACACGATGGACTATGTGGGGCGGGACAATTTCAACAATCCTCTGGTGATCGTTGCCGGCTTCGCCGCGCTTTGGCTGGCGATGAGTGGTTTCCTCCTGCTGTTTTCCAGCTTCCGGCGCGGCGATTTCGATATCGGCTCGGCGCTCCGCCGCCTGCGGGGGGATACGGTCACCAGCGCCGTCCATGCGCCGGGCCGCGAAGTCAGCAATCTTTCCTTCGCGCCGGGCCTTTCCTATTTCGATGCGTTCGCACGCCTGGATGTAAACCTCCCGTCCAGCTGTGGTGGCGCAGGCAGCTGCGGCCAATGCGTTGTCCGCCTGAAAGCGCCCACGCGTCCTGGTAAGGATGAGCTGCGCCATCTTTCGGCGGCAGAGCTGGAAGAGGGATGGCGTCTCGCCTGCCGCCATCAGGTGCGCGATGGGGTGGATGTGGAGCTTCCCGAGGGCGTCCTCGATAATGCTATCCTGTCGGGCCAGGTGAGCGCCGCGCGGTTCATCGCGCCGTTCATCAAGGAAATCCGCATTCGCCTGGATGCGCCACTGTCCCGTCCCTTTGTGGCAGGCCAATACGTCCAGCTTCTAATCCCACCGGGGGATGTGCTGGTGGACAATGCGGACGTTCCTGACGCATGGCGCAGCCGTTGGCTTGATGCGGCCGATGGATTTGAATCCTCTTCGTTGCATGAAGCGCGCCGCATCTATTCCATTGCCATCGGCCCGCATGAAAGCCCGCGTGAGATTGTGCTGAACGTCCGCCTCGTTCCGCCTGCCGGTGGCGGCGGCTGGGGCCGTGGGTCCAGCTATGTTTTCTCCCTGTTGCCGGGTGATCCTGTCACGCTGAACGGGCCTTTCGGTCGCTTTGGGCCGTCGGCGTCGGCCACCTCGCTCGTGCTGATCGGAGGCGGCTCCGGTATGGCGCCGCTCCGGTCCATCGTGCGGCATGAATATTCCGCGCAGGGTCAAAAGCGGCCCATCCGCTTCTTCTACGGCGCGCGGACAGAAGCCGATATTCTTTACCGGGAGGAGTTTGAAACCCTTGCCGGTTCGGAGGATGGCTTCGATTGGGTCGTGGCCCTCTCTGATGCGCAGGTTTGCCCGCAGGAATGGAGCGGTCATCGCGGTCTCGTCCATGAGGTCGCCCGGCAGGAGCTTGGCACACAATCGTCAAACCTTGCCGGATGCGAGTTCCTCCTTTGCGGCCCGCCCGCCCTGATCGAGGCATCCCGCCAGATGCTTCTGGCACTGGGTGTTTCGGAAGGTCAGATCCGCTGTGAAGACTTCGGCGTCTGAGGGTGCAGGCAGCAGAAACCCGCTTTCCC
Protein-coding sequences here:
- a CDS encoding copper resistance CopC family protein encodes the protein MLKTRIIALGLATAALLAAPALAQGHDHGSSHAHHGGMKGVSASVPANGEIVKGKVEKLVLEFEHPMVPKSVQLMTDAMERIDIDAKLPTKAVDRVEIPLSETLEPGGYQVTWRAGAEDHEMSGAYTFAVR
- a CDS encoding RNA polymerase sigma factor; translated protein: MIRRARTGEERAYTLLMRQHKDGLYRFARRYTGDSDEAYEVVQLTFISAWKALARFDTNRAFDTWLRAIALNKCRDLARRAKVRGLVFGPRASRLDEPPDPPSPIPGPEVSTVDRDELRAVEAAMSQLPDGLKAPLILTAIEGLSMSETAEILGMTAKAVENRLYRARKSLAEALNSAKAPKPK
- a CDS encoding Spy/CpxP family protein refolding chaperone, giving the protein MIKSARTYLIVSFLLAALAGMVAAWCTTHYFSSREQPPSLHQIIHRDLGLTTKQQEQVSDIEARYSAQRQRRENEMRAANARLAASIETDRQLSEEVQAAIEDFHIAMGELQMETIRYVFEIRETLTPEQQARFDATVTAYLTEQEL
- a CDS encoding TonB-dependent receptor; this translates as MLAGSGGTGLAFAQEAETDSTALSMEAVRVTGSRIQREDITGLGPATVMDRSQIDVTGVVAIEQLLQRLPATAGFAGNQTNAYWTSNGYGTTQVNLRGLGVNRTLVLLNGRRVVSGGTGANSSVDLSVIPVSVIDRIEVLKDGASAIYGADAVAGVVNIITREFEGFQTSGRYGITGEGDGAEYDADAIWGIASDRGSLNASISYQKTEAVNMADRAPCSLRETAGSLECYGSSATIGGRARLADGSRVNFNQVLGGDGDFYEPYSADLHNFASFPYLNAVNPIERLTFTSFGRLNLTDDIDLFTEFLYTNRKSQQLGSPGSLTNIAIAAGHPTNPTGQDLILESRRLLEQGPRDFFQDVDTFRFVGGLDGTLSNGWAWEVAANYGRNTGVDGSTNIANKQRVAETLDTSLCSNAPGAAIPCADYLGYGDLTPEVLDYIFFTMRGTGGNEQTSLTADITGDLFELPAGSLAFAVGGVYRKEKGWRDPDPLTVLGIANTNQQEPISGEIAASEVYLELSAPLLADLPLVEKLTLDGAIRYSDYDVFGGDTNYKLGLDWQVTPALRARATFGTAFRVPSVPQLFGGVGEGNLTTTDPCSNYSSLPAGSVIAANCAASGVPAGYVQLGNTVLTQTGANPNLKPESAESHTIGVVWQPEFASGLTLTADYFNIEIEDAIRSIPGSTKLSVCYNSQNLSHPFCNASHFTRNPVTGEVNYLSAQPVNTGSETVSGVDLAAIYGFDLRGLDASLNANITYLETYEVTPFPGADPLVFDGNIGGGNGGFPEWRGSGSFSLSDDKWSAAYTMQWIGEATDFNAAPGAIGYSTPNVLYHNLQGTYNLSEKASLSIGVDNLFDESAPFIASWTDANTDTMTYDLMGRRFYMRLNYRWF
- a CDS encoding PepSY domain-containing protein; protein product: MIFLRWLHKWLGLIVGVQMTLWMLSGFAMAAMSMHQIKGGDRRSEAALPALDRKVQPISAIRQSVEGAQSVALRHGPDGPVYHIVTPAGIALLDAYTGAPYEVTAERALAAAATDYYGPGKPVSAEPLTAPFMELRKHTGPVWRVNFDDGRNTSLYIDGVSGQVLERRNDIWRVFDVFWMLHTMDYVGRDNFNNPLVIVAGFAALWLAMSGFLLLFSSFRRGDFDIGSALRRLRGDTVTSAVHAPGREVSNLSFAPGLSYFDAFARLDVNLPSSCGGAGSCGQCVVRLKAPTRPGKDELRHLSAAELEEGWRLACRHQVRDGVDVELPEGVLDNAILSGQVSAARFIAPFIKEIRIRLDAPLSRPFVAGQYVQLLIPPGDVLVDNADVPDAWRSRWLDAADGFESSSLHEARRIYSIAIGPHESPREIVLNVRLVPPAGGGGWGRGSSYVFSLLPGDPVTLNGPFGRFGPSASATSLVLIGGGSGMAPLRSIVRHEYSAQGQKRPIRFFYGARTEADILYREEFETLAGSEDGFDWVVALSDAQVCPQEWSGHRGLVHEVARQELGTQSSNLAGCEFLLCGPPALIEASRQMLLALGVSEGQIRCEDFGV